A stretch of Dietzia lutea DNA encodes these proteins:
- a CDS encoding HIT family protein: protein MTSGESVPTEEYRQFGVGEDRLQLLWAPYRMSYIAETRPEPAEGMTGEPFLDIPRMSDEDGLVVARGEHVYVVLNLFPYNPGHAMVVPYRKVANLEDLDDGESRELMSYTQHLIRVVKAVSAPDSFNVGLNLGGAAGGSLSDHLHQHVVPRWIGDANFITVTSGTKVLPQLLRQTRQLLAEAWSTTESPATVPGSTTPSR from the coding sequence GTGACGTCCGGGGAGTCGGTGCCGACCGAGGAGTACCGCCAGTTCGGCGTGGGCGAGGACCGTCTCCAGCTGCTGTGGGCGCCCTACCGGATGTCCTACATCGCGGAGACGCGCCCGGAACCCGCCGAGGGGATGACGGGGGAGCCGTTCCTCGACATCCCCCGGATGAGCGACGAGGACGGGCTGGTGGTCGCCCGGGGCGAGCACGTCTACGTCGTGCTCAATCTCTTCCCGTACAACCCGGGTCACGCCATGGTGGTGCCGTACCGCAAGGTGGCGAACCTGGAGGACCTGGACGACGGCGAGTCCCGCGAGCTGATGTCCTATACGCAGCACCTGATCCGGGTCGTGAAGGCGGTCTCGGCACCCGATTCGTTCAACGTCGGGCTCAACCTCGGCGGCGCGGCCGGCGGGTCGCTGTCCGACCATCTGCACCAACACGTCGTCCCACGCTGGATCGGGGACGCCAACTTCATTACGGTGACCAGCGGCACCAAGGTACTGCCGCAGCTCCTCCGTCAGACGCGGCAGCTGCTCGCCGAGGCGTGGTCCACCACGGAGTCTCCGGCTACCGTGCCCGGGTCGACCACACCTTCTAGGTAA